ATGCTCACCACAGCATCCTTCATGAATCTCTTGAAGAACATAAATCTCTTCCTTCCCGCTCAAACACTTCaacaatggtccctggaatgatctcctgtataagatattatttaagagaacaaacctgggggcttgtctttttattttctgtGCTCGAGCTCTCTCCTCGGGCAATTCATTGTCCCGGATGAATTTGATCAGAGGGGTCATCCAAGAATCCTCGGGTATTGTCaacatttcttcttcttcaataGTTAAAACTGCTCGGGAAACAAATAAAACCTCCCGGGTGCTGTCTTCCGACAAAGAAGCAGTCATTTTTGCTAGGGCATCAGCCTCTCCATTTTCTTCTCGGGGTATCTGTTCGATGCTCCAATCCACAAATACGACTGCCTGAGCTTTGATGAGATGCAAATATTTGAGCATTTTGTCGTCCTTGACCTCATACACGCCCTTGATCTGCTGAGTAATCAACTGTGAATCGGAATACAATATAATCCTAGCCGCTCCAATTTCTCGAGCAGCTCGGATGCCGGCTAGAACAGCCTCATATTCTGCTTCATTATTTGTTACCCGGGAACCAATTTTGACTGTCAATTTAATCTTCTCTCCCGATGGGGAGATTATCACGACTCCGACTCCACATCCAACCAGGCAAGAAGCCCCGTCTACAAACACCCTCCATCTCTCTTCCTCAGCAGGTTGAATCATCTCAGATAGGAAATCGGATAAAGCCTGCGCTTTTATGGCCAACCGGGGCTTATACTCAATATCGTATTCCCCCAATTCCACATTCCATTTGATCATCCGCCCGGATACTTCAGAGTGAGTCATAATTCTTCCAAGCGGGCTGTTAGTAAGAACGATAATAGGATGTGATAGAAAATAAGGCCGCAATTTCCGGGCAGTCAAAACTAAAGCCAGGGCCATCTTCTCCACTTCACTATACCGCAGCTCGGGACCTCTTAGGGCGTGACTGACATAATAGACAGGCTTTTGATCCGAGCCTTCTTCCTTTATTAAGACAGAGCTGACAGCATATTCAGTAGTGGATAAATAGACAAACAATTTATCCCCGGGCTCAGGCTTTACCAGAACTGGAAGCTCGGCTAGATGCTTTTTAAGATCTTGGAAAGCCTGCTCGCACTTGTCATCCCATCCGAACTTTTGGGCTTTTCTGAGAAcctgaaagaaaggataacttcTGTGGGCTGACCGAGATATAAACCGAGATAGAGAGGCAATCCTCCCGGTCAGCTTCTGCACTTCTTTGACAGATCGGGGAGAAGGCATACATAAGACGGACTTCACTTTTTCTTGGTTGACCTCGATCCCCCGCTCTGTCACTATAAAGCCCAAGAACTTACCACTCTTGACTCCGAAAATACATTTAGCAGGATTGAGCTTGACTCCATAAGATGTCAGAGTGGTAAAGGTTTCTTCCAAATCAGCAATAAAATCCATCACCTCTTTTGACTTTCCcagaatatcatccacataaacCTCCAGATTCCTTCCCAGCTGCTTCTCAAAGACTTTATCCATTAAACGCTGATATGTGGCCCCTGCATTTTTCAACCCGAAAGGCATCACAAtataacaaaatgtacctcccgagGTGATGAAACTGGCCTTGTCTTGATCATTTTTTGCTAAGGGAATTTGATGATATCCCTGATAGGCATCCATGAAACTGAGCAGCTCGAAGCCTGAGGTGGAATCCACCAACTGGTCAATCTGGGGCAATGGGTAATGATCCTTGGGACAAGCTTTATTGAGGTCCCGAAAATCAACACACATCCTCCATTTCCCGGCAGCTTTGGGTACCAGCACCACATTCGAGAGCCATGTAGGAAATTGTATCTCCCAGATGTGGCCGGCTTGCAGCAACTCTTTCACCTGTTCATCAATAACTTTGTCTTTTTCGGGACCAAAGTGTCTCTTCTTCTGTTTGATCGGGTGAGCTCCCGGGAGAATGTTTAATTGATGCTCAGATATCAGGGGTGAAATCCCTGTTAGTTCCTGCTGGGACCAGGCAAACACATGAATATTAGTCTTTAAACATTTAAGTAAACTGACCCGGGTGGATATATCGAGGTCTCGGGCCACCCGGATCTGTTGGCCTGGTCCTATCTCCACAGCTTCCTGCTCTTCCTCTGCCACAAAGTGAACTTCTCCTTTCTCCACTCCACCCTTCCAAACTTCCTCCACCCTGGGTTTCTTCCCCTCCTTTTTCGACTTGCCCTGATCTGCCCGGATACCTTCCACATAACATTTTCGGGAAGAGGGTTGATCTCCACGAACTTCTCCCACCTGGCTTCCCACTggaaatttgatcttttgatgATAAGTAGATGCTACTGCCCTCAACTCATTCATGGCCGGCCTCCCCAGAATGATATTGTAAGATGATGGGGAGTCCACCACTGTGAAGGTGGTCATGACCGTTTTCTTGATGTCCCGGGAGCCTAGAGTGAGTGGCAGAACAATTTCTCCCTCCGGATAAACTGCATGTCCAGCAAAACCAAAAAGGGCAGTCTCCACAGCTTCCAACTTAAACCCTTGCAAATCCATCTGCACTAAGGCATCTTTGAAAATCACATTGACTGAACTGCCGGAATCTACGAAGACTCTCAGAATGTCGTAATTGGCCACCCGGGCTTGGATAACCAAAGCGTCATTGTGGGGCATGTTTATTCCCTTCAGGTCCTCCGGACCAAAGCTGATCACGGCCTCGTTCCTCCTAGATCCTTCCACCTCCAGACACTCCCGCCTACTTCTTGATTTCCTGGCCCGATTTGAATCTCCATCGGTGGATCCTCCCGATATCATCTTAATCAATCCAGCAACAGGGGACGAAGGGCTCCTCTTCTCAGGTTCTGGCTCCCTCCTCCTACCCATATGGTTTCCCGGGTTGTTTCTTGAGTCTACTCGAGCATGAGATACTGGTGGCCGGGGGTCCAAGGTGGACCTCTCGACCTTTTGGTGTACTGGTCGTGCCCCTGATTGGTGGGTGGGACATAACTTCTTTTCAAAGCTTTACAATTCTCGGTTCTATGCTGACACACCCCATGCCTGGTGCAAAATCCACTTTTCCCGGGTTGGGACAGCTGATGACTGGGAACCGGATCCCTACTGCATTCCTGCACTTCTCTTTCACGGATAATTTTCAAAGGCACATGCGGGGAAAAGTGTCCTGGATTACCCCGCCGTGGTCCCCTCTCCTCGGGCTTAGGTGCCCGGTCCCCTCTTTCCTTCCTGATGGCTTCCCTCTTTTGTTTCTGGGCTTCTTCCATATTGATATACTTCTCTGCCCGAGACAGCAAATCCTCAAAATCTTCAGGCACTTTTTTCGTTAATGACTTGAAAAACCCACTCTCTTTTAGGCCTTGAGTGAAGGCAGTAGTTTTTGTCTCTGCAGCACAAGTTGGCACATCCAAAGCCACTTTGTTAAACCTCTTGATATACATCCTCAAACTTTCCTCCGGCCCCTGTCTCACTTCGAACAAACTGAAAGCAGTTTTCTTATACTTCTTACTGCTGCTGAAATGGTGTAAGAAGGCTTTCTGAAAATCCTCAAATGATTTAATACTCAATGGAGCCAATCCATCAAACCATCTCTGAGCTGAGTCCACCAGCGTGGTCAAAAACACTTTACACTTGATCCTATCAGTGTAACAGTGCAGCATAGCCATATTCTCGAACCTGGCCAAGTGTTCTTCCGGGTCCTCGTTTCCATCATACGCCCTTACTTTAGCAGATTTAAAGTTTCCAGGAAGAGGTTCCCGGATGATAGCCTCAGCAAACGGGCGTCCTTTGACAGACGCTCGAGAAGTTCCACGATTTTCCAGCTGTCCTTCCAAGACTTTCATTTTCTGATTTAACTCCAGCATCTCCTCGACTATCGTTGGTGACTTAGAACCAGCAGAGGATTCCTCCCTTCTCCCCTCTTCTCCTCCTCCCTCAATTCCTGCTGCTGCTCCTGCTCTTTTTCTGGTTCCTTCTCGAGTGGTATATCATGGTGGGAAGCTTCCCGCCTAGCCATAGCTATCTCTACGGCTTCATTAATGCGTTTATCAAACTCCGCTGGAGTCATAGTGATAAGATCGGGAGGAGCGTCCTCTTGTCTTGAATGATTCGCGTCAACTCCCTGGACCCGGGAAGTGTTCTGGTTAGTTTTCCTCGTGtgagccatatcaacgccttAGTCTCAagattcccacagacggcgccaatgatatGATCCGGGTAAAatggatgagcagggtcgggtgctccaccgggtcaaatcaagaatttatagtgttgttaggaaaatgaacaaggtagatggcttcgatcgtgacctgcaaacaatgaaaggaactcgtgaatgggcgccggaagggtatccggcgtgaccactccgatgcttaagtcagcaggtttGTCGAGAGAGAAACTTAAAGCAATATGTATGGATGCTTGAGAGTGAAGAAATTTCAGACCTGTAAAATGTCAACGATACCTGCTATTTGAAGAGAAGCTAGGGTTACCTTGATGCGCGTGCTCACCTACTACTTGTACCCTCGGACGTTGACGGCCTGTCGGGTCCCTTTCTACCCGATAGCTTCGTGGGTACTCCAAGAATAAGGGACGTTGACTgcatgtccagtccctttcttctccATATTTTCGGGGATACGTTCAGGCGAAAGACGTTGACTTCCCGCCCAGTCGCTTTCTTCCCTACAATCTATAAGATCCTCTAAGTAAGTTACTCGAGTATTGAGCCCTCGGCTTTAGCATGAAAGCCCGGTCCCTAGTTGCCCAGGAGGTAAGTAAATACCCGGTCATGCATGAAGCGCCCAGTCGCGTGGGTAACAATCGCCCTCCCGGTTTCTATATGGGCTACTCAATGAAACTTCCCGGGTCCTCCATGACCCGGGCCCTTATAGGGGTATCACCATAGTTAGAGTTGAATAGAACACTTCAGAAGTTTAAGATTAGACCGGATAAACCAGATAGTAATGATCTTTCGAGGACCCTTGTCTAACAggagaaggaaagaaaaggCAAAGCTAGATCTTACAAGTGTTACCTAACTCCTAAGAATGATAAAATAACGAACCAAACCTCATGTCGGATAAATGAAGAATAAAGAGTggtgaataaaaaaaaattgagagttGTCTCACATTGGAAAATTAGACAAGCTTGGTCTCTCTTATAAGCTTCAAGTTGAGCAAAGGTTTGGGCTCCAAGAGGTACCAGATGTTTTTAGAAGGTAGAAGACATCTTATAGGCTGTGTCGCGATGAAACACGCACGTGCTTCTGGGCCGGCGTGGCGCGTGTGGTCTttgaataatattaatttttttggatcaaatttatttggaaaataaattttattaatagaaGCACTCACGCTGGTGCGCGACAATATGTGCGCCCCAGCGCACTTGTTGCCTTTCGGAGCACATGCACAGAACAAGGACTAGCGCGCAAGGAGTGTCACCCAAGCGCGCCTCCTGCTGGTTTGGAGCGAAAAAACAGAGGTGCACGCCCAAAATACCGCCTCGGCGCACCTCCCACTGTCCTTTTGCACATGAAACAGTGTGTGGGTTCCTTCTCGAAGGTTGTGTCTACTCTAGCCTATTGTTTGCACCAAACAATGCGACCCTTCACTACTCGCAGAGAGTTGTAACCCTTCTACGCATTCGGTCCGAAGAGTTGTGAATTTTCTACGCATCCAGTCCGAAAAGTCGTGTCTCTTCTACGCATCCGATGATCATTTACAAATCATCTCTCATCCATTTTCGCTGCATTTTTTCTTGCCAATTTCGTTTCACTTCTTCTTGCCATCTTGCTGCATAATACTTCACTTCGTTTTTTGAAAGCTTCTGCGTAAATTTGTTCGCTGCTTTCGAGAGTTTGTAGTGCTGCAATCTGTCGACTCGAAGTCATTGTATCTTAGGAACGATTTCGTCTTGTGCCACCAGGATTATTTCCTGAGTATCACAGTACATGTGTCATGTTTAAACTATAAGTATTGGACACCATGACTTGATCATCATTAGGAGATTATTTGGCGTGTAAAAAGTTGACCGGACTGAATCGAAACAAACATCTGTTGTCAGACCTAACAGTGTTAGTAAAACAAAAGCAAGACAAGGTTGCCCAGCTAAAGCATGGCAAGGTTGCCCAGCTACTACTCATGATGGGAAGGTTGCCTTCTATAAATATGAAGGTTTGTTTATTATTAAGACACTCATATAGATATCGTTTCCTTGCAAACGAAATATCCActctttttgaaaaatattaactTGAGCGTCGGAATAGCTATGCCAGAAAACCATCCGGTGATCTTTGTTATTTTTAAGTGTGCATATATTTCTAGAGCTAGGGAGAACCTTTTCTTGAAAGAATATAACCTGACCCGGTAAAATTGCCGACGCATCTCACACCCATTTTTAGCCGGTCACATCAGGTAGAATCAAGCCGGAAAACCATCTGGCGTCCACTAACGATCTTTGTTATTTTAAGTGTGCAGATATTTTCAAAGCCAGGGAGAATTTTTTCTTGAAAGAATATAACCCGACCCGGTAAAATTGCCCACACATCTCGCATCCATTTTTACCCGGTCACATCAGGTGGAATCAAGCCTGTTTTATAAATAGATGTGTAAGGAAGTCCATAAATTTAAATGACCTCGATAAGAAATAGTTCAATGCCACAGCAAACATGGTAGTGCGTACACCTTGCCTGCGTCAAGAAAATGTAATAACCACTGACACTAAATCTCTTTTCTTGATTTGTAGTTCCTTTTGGAGTTCATTTATTTGAATCTAACATTGAAATACTTCTTCGGTGAAATGTAGCAGATGGTTACGATATATCGTTACCATAACTGTCAACGTATTCTTACTGGGTTGTGAAAAATATTGTTCACAAGTAAATAGATGCAAGAAGATGAGATGACGAATTAGTAACATTTGAACAAATCTAAGATGTGAAATACAAACAGACACAAGCCAAGggaaacatgaacatacatgaaAATTCAAGACTAACAAAATGCCAAGATAACTACGAGTGGAGACAAACTCACACATAAAGGAATAGAACTAAGGAACGATCTTGTAAGCTTTCGCTTTGTCAATCCAAGAAATGAACGAATTCTTTGAATTCCTGAATCCCAGAAAACCATGTTCCTTGCTCTTGTTCATAGTATCCAACCAACCTTCCCCCTGCAGAACAAGATCAATGACCCACCAATTCCCAACATCTTCTAACTTAGTCGGTGTCAATCCATTATCCCTCACAATTTCGTCCCAAACGGAGCTTTTATCCTTCATCAGCTCCTGTAATGTCAGCTGCTGACCCTCCTCGAACTCCACATACTCCACACCAAACTGTTCTGCCAACACTTTCCAGAAGCTCTTCCACTTAAACACATCACCATTACTCACATTAAATGCCTCATTCTTAGCATATGGATCCACTGCTGCCCATATATGATGCTCGGCAATCAAATCCGCATCAGAGCAATCTGAGTACCCATCCCAGGCAGCCTTACACCCCGGAAACCGCAAAGCCGCCCCCTCATGCTTACAAATAGCAGCGTAAACACAAAGGGTCCCCACCAAATTCACCAGACTATACGGAGAAAACCCGAATATTTTCCCCGGTCGATGCACCGACCATGTCAAACCTTCCTTCTTCTCCACCTCTGCGAACAAGATATCCTCGAGTGTGTCGTAAAAATTTATATGATCCAACCGTGGTAAACTCTCATCAAAAGGAGAATCAGGAATTGCTATCTTCCCGAATGACTCAAATGGCCCAAGGTAATGCTTCGTACCAGTCTGTAAACTAATATGTTTCAAACCAGGGCAATTAGGTATCACAACATCAAGAACATTTTTCAACATTCTACCATTGACCTCACAATTTTCAGCCTCTGAAGGCCGATGAGCCCAGGTGACGTAGAACACATGGGTGATGTCGGTGAGAGATCCAAGCTTCTCCTGGACGTCATCCGCGTCGGATACGTCGCATCTGATGTAGTTGATCGGATTGTCTTCATTCCAGGTGGGGCGAGGGCGGCGGGCGACACCGTAGACTTTCCAGGGGCCGCCGGGAGTGTCGGAGAGCGGCAAGATCTCCGCCAAGCTATTGCCCACGATCCCGGTCACCCCAATTATTAGTGCTACGCTCTCATGCTTAGGTGGTGGCtcatcttcatcaaattttttctGTTTCAATCAAATTACGAACGTAAATCGTCACAAACATGAATCGTAAAAACATCATGACCGAGCGATTACCTTCGCAGCGCCGATTGCTCCGGCCCACCACCAGCTCATTTTGGACAGATTCTCTGGGAAATTTGGATCAAGATTTTGTGCAGAAAATTGAATTAATGATCAGTGATTTAAGGCAGATACGAGTCCAGTCCGTCAAGACATGCCAATGCTTTTTTTATCACTAAATTAAATTCTCCACATCTTCTTTTCTGTCACTCAAAATTTGACACGTGTAACCATAATGAGCTTATTGTGtgccacaaaaaaaaaaaaacagcgtACGCGAATTTAATCgtcacaaaaaaataaaaaataaaaaaaaatacattgaATAAGTTGGGATGATCTTTGGGAAATTTCTGCAAGCCCTTtggaaaataaattatgaaatttgGTATTTATTTAATGTGAATTAAGTTGAAATTTATAGCCACCCCAAATAttaagtatttatttaatatgaattttcaatttaaaaaaaatgaatttttaaaatatatttttaaaacaattgaacatatatatacataaatattaagtatttatttaatacgTGGTCTATAATCCTATCACACCAAGTCACCAACCAACCGCTGCCTTCAAAATTTACACCCTCAACAATGTTTGAGCCAACACGTTATCAAATATAGTTTGAttgattttaattaatatataggatttttaaaaaaattgaagagaggatttaaattttttaaaataagtcaTTTCGTAATTCGTGCCAGATTACGATATAATAACATAATATTTATATGAAATGATTTTGAATTATaagtaattattattattattacgcCAAAAATATGTGAATATAATTGTCTtacgaaaaattaaaataaaaaatttaacctttttatattcaaatatggaaaaaaaaATCCCAACAATGAAAACAATCATCTCCCAAAGTTATAGCCACTTAGCTTCCCTCAAAGGGGAAAGGTCGATCCTGTACCTCACACCCAATCAACGGCCAAGATTCTTTCATGagggaaaattttaaaaaaaaatatatatataagggccagaaaaattctggcccttggatcTGTCTGCAGGGCTTGGATGAAATATTCCCCTCAAAGGAATATGGCATCTACACATCGTCTCATTTGTCTAAAGACTTGACAACATGAAAATTCATCAATTAATTTCGATCTCCGTGAAAATCTTGACTTGGCTGAGATCGAGCCAAAGGGAAAATAACCCCCAGATTTGAGGACACACTTCGTAAATAAAATTGATGACATGATCGAGTAAATATCATGGCAGAAATCCCACAAAAGCTCAAGATTAAACTGAATCCATGTAAACTAGAGAGCGCGTCAAGTTGGAAAACCATGATACCAATTAATTACTACAAGAACCACATTTGAAGTTTACAAGTAGCTCCTTAGCAAAATTACTCATAAACTAGTAATGATCTAATAGAAGATGCTTGGCTTTAAGGGaaggaaagaaa
This region of Primulina eburnea isolate SZY01 chromosome 14, ASM2296580v1, whole genome shotgun sequence genomic DNA includes:
- the LOC140811072 gene encoding uncharacterized protein: MLELNQKMKVLEGQLENRGTSRASVKGRPFAEAIIREPLPGNFKSAKVRAYDGNEDPEEHLARFENMAMLHCYTDRIKCKVFLTTLVDSAQRWFDGLAPLSIKSFEDFQKAFLHHFSSSKKYKKTAFSLFEVRQGPEESLRMYIKRFNKVALDVPTCAAETKTTAFTQGLKESGFFKSLTKKVPEDFEDLLSRAEKYINMEEAQKQKREAIRKERGDRAPKPEERGPRRGNPGHFSPHVPLKIIREREVQECSRDPVPSHQLSQPGKSGFCTRHGVCQHRTENCKALKRSYVPPTNQGHDQYTKRSRGPPWTPGHQYLMLE
- the LOC140813284 gene encoding 3-oxo-Delta(4,5)-steroid 5-beta-reductase-like: MSWWWAGAIGAAKKKFDEDEPPPKHESVALIIGVTGIVGNSLAEILPLSDTPGGPWKVYGVARRPRPTWNEDNPINYIRCDVSDADDVQEKLGSLTDITHVFYVTWAHRPSEAENCEVNGRMLKNVLDVVIPNCPGLKHISLQTGTKHYLGPFESFGKIAIPDSPFDESLPRLDHINFYDTLEDILFAEVEKKEGLTWSVHRPGKIFGFSPYSLVNLVGTLCVYAAICKHEGAALRFPGCKAAWDGYSDCSDADLIAEHHIWAAVDPYAKNEAFNVSNGDVFKWKSFWKVLAEQFGVEYVEFEEGQQLTLQELMKDKSSVWDEIVRDNGLTPTKLEDVGNWWVIDLVLQGEGWLDTMNKSKEHGFLGFRNSKNSFISWIDKAKAYKIVP